The Primulina tabacum isolate GXHZ01 chromosome 7, ASM2559414v2, whole genome shotgun sequence genome includes a window with the following:
- the LOC142551266 gene encoding TNF receptor-associated factor homolog 1a-like isoform X1, with translation MAGVAADEFGVVRSLEEATNGQQLCRSGEELVELRSSENIEIGTPSISPPYWDSSDDDGGPKPSGLYGKHTWKIDKFSQVNKREIRSNAFEIGGYKWYILIYPQGCDVCNHLSLFLCVANHDKLLPGWSHFAQFTIAVVNKDPKKSKYSDTLHRFRKKEHDWGWKKFMELSKVMDGFIDADTLVIKAQVQVIRERADRPFRCLDCQYRRELVRVYLTNVETICRRFVEECRGKLVNLIEDKARWSSFRAFWLGMDQSSRCCMSQEKTDTILKVIVKHFFIEKEVTSTLVMDSLYSGLKALKGQTKGKKIKGKYLEMEDSPVPLICIEKEMLALVDDVLPILERAAMEPLPSKDEKGPQNRTKDVAAGEEFNKDSIERGERRLTELGRRTIEIFVLTHIFSKIEVAYQEAVSLKRQEELIREEEAAWLADIEQKMKCGALDKEKKSKKKQGKQKRNTRKGKDKVKDHKPEPNALEKAEEDDPTAEKKDILNSDPATTLETLDAAEDISDVSDSVDYVPELLRLDSADREASPVNWEANISGVHPPSEGSSSEHGRLSRAQNGIEGSILSMVDDSSSTCSTESIPSTVTSLPHYGNSRNNKIQKDSIVARNHRRKITPDTAHWVDEELSQPSERVPDGVQLDDASQNSKTFESNYKAPVQSSPDHVHLTGRNVGKEEVNNNFGDKNSCRVELDGDRTEYTMSPPRSPSISTPSITTSKLESKLRVSTNPIVAKKRTSESEKQVDRTSSISNSESATTSQSDTQKFATPKHAENPSGNQVSVVSEKAHMQHARVAADKPSMPQVPVMSRPLSAPIVPAPRPAVSMVSVVQTTSTLARLVNASGRLGPEATASPTQSYIPQFYRNAIIGSQVTGNSSAYWQNHSASSVTNAPLFLSHSSDIMDSNSIRPRFPFGTVNHHDRLQNRPPWMENPQVDNSGNLTGDHAPLLNEMPHYDLYGPAPRRSQDHLSELPASTSGRQNHESLDEFPHIDIINDLLDDEHGIGMGYQSFKRGPHSMNRQFSFPSYHHGMSSSQLLSSGLCRLERTRSYLDDGFQHVYGSVTGTPYDPIQDIRQHTVPRPYLNGHIDGLTRNQWQISGDMPCSTISNGEIDGYPHHVLDFPNHAVGINGYSVFRPSNGL, from the exons ATGGCTGGGGTTGCAGCTGATGAATTTGGTGTGGTAAGGTCATTGGAAGAGGCAACAAATGGACAGCAGCTATGTcgatcaggggaagaattggtAGAATTGAGGTCTTCAGAGAATATTGAAATTGGAACTCCATCTATTTCACCACCTTACTGGGATAGCAGCGACGACGACGGAG GACCAAAACCTTCTGGGTTATATGGAAAACACACTTGGAAAATTGATAAGTTTTCGCAAGTGAACAAAAGAGAAATTCGGAGCAATGCATTTGAGATTGGGGGATACAAATG GTACATCTTGATTTACCCTCAAGGCTGTGATGTCTGCAATCACCTCTCTTTGTTTCTTTGTGTGGCCAATCATGACAAGCTTCTTCCAG GGTGGAGCCATTTTGCACAATTTACTATTGCTGTGGTGAATAAAGATCCTAAAAAATCCAAATATTCTG ATACATTGCATCGTTTCAGGAAGAAGGAGCATGACTGGGGATGGAAGAAATTCATGGAGCTATCAAAGGTCATGGATGGGTTTATTGATGCTGACACTTTGGTAATTAAAGCTCAAGTCCAAGTCATTag GGAGAGAGCAGACCGTCCATTCCGTTGCCTTGACTGCCAGTATAGGAGGGAACTTGTTCGTGTATATTTGACAAACGTAGAAACAATTTGCAGGCGTTTTGTGGAAGAATGTCGGGGAAAGCTTGTGAATCTAATAGAGGATAAAGctagatggtctag CTTCCGTGCTTTCTGGTTGGGTATGGACCAAAGTTCCAGGTGCTGCATGTCTCAAGAAAAAACAGACACAATACTAAAAGTAATCGTGAAGCATTTCTTCATAGAAAAAGAAGTCACATCCACCCTGGTCATGGATTCGTTATACAGTGGTCTGAAGGCTCTTAAAGGCCAGACCAAGGGGAAGAAAATCAAGGGAAAATATTTGGAAATGGAAGATTCACCAGTTCCTCTTATTTGCATTGAGAAAGAAATGCTTGCATTGGTGGACGACGTGTTGCCAATTCTGGAGAGGGCTGCCATGGAACCTTTGCCTTCAAAGGATGAGAAAGGTCCTCAAAATCGTACAAAG GATGTGGCTGCTGGAGAGGAGTTCAACAAGGATTCTATTGAACGTGGTGAGAGGCGATTGACTGAATTGGGACGTCGGACTATTGAGATATTTGTATTGACACATATTTTTAG tAAAATTGAAGTTGCATACCAGGAGGCAGTTTCTTTAAAGAGGCAAGAAGAGCTCATTCGTGAAGAGGAAGCAGCTTGGCTTGCTGATATTGAGCAGAAAATGAAATGCGGAGCACTGGATAAGGAAAAGAAATCTAAAAAAAAGCAG GGCAAACAGAAACGGAACACTCGCAAAGGGAAGGACAAGGTAAAAGACCACAAGCCTGAACCTAATGCCCTAGAGAAGGCTGAGGAAGATGATCCTACTGCTGAAAAAAAGGACATCTTAAATTCTGATCCAGCAACGACACTTGAAACACTTGATGCAGCGGAAGATATTTCTGATGTGTCTGAttctgttgattatgttcctgaattaCTTCGACTAGATTCAGCAGATAGAGAAGCTAGTCCTGTCAATTGGGAGGCCAATATTTCTGGGGTGCACCCTCCCTCAGAAGGAAGTAGCAGCGAGCATGGTAGGCTTTCACGTGCACAGAATGGAATAGAAGGAAGTATTCTATCTATGGTGGATGATAGCTCATCAACATGTTCCACCGAGTCAATTCCTTCCACTGTAACTAGTCTGCCTCATTATGGCAATTCTCGCAATAACAAAATCCAAAAGGATTCAATTGT TGCCAGGAACCATCGACGCAAAATTACTCCTGATACAGCTCATTGGGTTGATGAAGAACTTAGTCAACCATCTGAGAGGGTTCCGGATGGAGTACAGTTGGACGATGCTTCCCAAAATTCCAAGACATTTGAATCTAATTATAAGGCTCCTGTTCAATCATCGCCGGATCATGTACACTTGACTGGGCGAAATGTTGGGAAG GAGGAAGTAAACAACAATTTTGGTGACAAAAACTCGTGTAGAGTAGAACTTGATGGTGACCGGACAGAATATACCATGTCACCTCCCAGGAGCCCTTCCATAAGCACTCCATCTATTACTACTTCAAAGTTGGAGTCAAAGTTGCGAGTTTCGACTAATCCTATTGTGGCTAAGAAGCGTACTTCGGAGAGTGAAAAACAAGTGGACAGAACAAGTAGCATATCAAATTCTGAAAGTGCAACCACCTCACAGAGTGATACTCAGAAATTTGCAACTCCAAAGCATGCTGAAAATCCTTCAGGAAATCAAGTTTCTGTTGTAAGTGAAAAAGCTCATATGCAGCATGCGCGAGTTGCAGCTGATAAGCCCTCAATGCCACAAGTGCCAGTTATGTCCAGGCCCTTGAGCGCTCCTATTGTTCCTGCCCCTAGGCCTGCTGTTTCAATGGTTTCTGTTGTTCAAACGACTTCCACATTGGCACGTTTGGTTAATGCAAGTGGTAGGCTTGGTCCAGAGGCTACTGCATCTCCAACCCAGAGTTATATTCCTCAATTCTATCGAAATGCAATCATCGGTAGCCAAGTTACTGGAAATTCATCTGCGTACTGGCAGAATCATTCAGCAAGTTCAGTGACAAATGCACCATTATTTTTATCTCACAGTTCTGACATAATGGATTCAAATTCAATCAGACCAAGATTTCCATTTGGAACAGTGAATCATCATGATAGATTACAGAATAGACCACCATGGATGGAAAACCCCCAAGTGGATAACAGCGGGAACTTAACCGGGGATCATGCTCCGCTACTTAATGAAATGCCACACTATGATTTGTATGGTCCGGCGCCCAGGAGATCCCAAGACCATCTGTCCGAGCTTCCAGCCTCGACGTCTGGTCGGCAAAATCATGAGTCGCTGGATGAGTTTCCGCACATAGATATCATCAATGATTTGCTTGATGATGAACATGGAATTGGGATGGGCTATCAGAGTTTCAAACGTGGGCCTCACAGTATGAACCGGCAATTTAGCTTCCCCAGTTACCACCATGGCATGTCAAGCAGCCAGCTCCTATCATCGGGCTTGTGTAGGCTTGAGAGGACGCGGAGCTATCTTGATGATGGGTTCCAGCATGTATATGGTTCGGTTACTGGGACTCCGTATGATCCAATCCAGGATATACGGCAACATACTGTTCCAAGACCATATTTAAATGGACATATTGATGGTTTGACGCGTAATCAGTGGCAAATATCCGGAGATATGCCCTGTTCAACCATCAGCAATGGAGAAATTGATGGATATCCTCATCATGTACTGGATTTTCCCAACCACGCCGTTGGTATCAATGGTTATTCAGTTTTCCGGCCTTCGAACGGGCTTTGA
- the LOC142551266 gene encoding TNF receptor-associated factor homolog 1b-like isoform X3 has protein sequence MELSKVMDGFIDADTLVIKAQVQVIRERADRPFRCLDCQYRRELVRVYLTNVETICRRFVEECRGKLVNLIEDKARWSSFRAFWLGMDQSSRCCMSQEKTDTILKVIVKHFFIEKEVTSTLVMDSLYSGLKALKGQTKGKKIKGKYLEMEDSPVPLICIEKEMLALVDDVLPILERAAMEPLPSKDEKGPQNRTKDVAAGEEFNKDSIERGERRLTELGRRTIEIFVLTHIFSKIEVAYQEAVSLKRQEELIREEEAAWLADIEQKMKCGALDKEKKSKKKQGKQKRNTRKGKDKVKDHKPEPNALEKAEEDDPTAEKKDILNSDPATTLETLDAAEDISDVSDSVDYVPELLRLDSADREASPVNWEANISGVHPPSEGSSSEHGRLSRAQNGIEGSILSMVDDSSSTCSTESIPSTVTSLPHYGNSRNNKIQKDSIVARNHRRKITPDTAHWVDEELSQPSERVPDGVQLDDASQNSKTFESNYKAPVQSSPDHVHLTGRNVGKEEVNNNFGDKNSCRVELDGDRTEYTMSPPRSPSISTPSITTSKLESKLRVSTNPIVAKKRTSESEKQVDRTSSISNSESATTSQSDTQKFATPKHAENPSGNQVSVVSEKAHMQHARVAADKPSMPQVPVMSRPLSAPIVPAPRPAVSMVSVVQTTSTLARLVNASGRLGPEATASPTQSYIPQFYRNAIIGSQVTGNSSAYWQNHSASSVTNAPLFLSHSSDIMDSNSIRPRFPFGTVNHHDRLQNRPPWMENPQVDNSGNLTGDHAPLLNEMPHYDLYGPAPRRSQDHLSELPASTSGRQNHESLDEFPHIDIINDLLDDEHGIGMGYQSFKRGPHSMNRQFSFPSYHHGMSSSQLLSSGLCRLERTRSYLDDGFQHVYGSVTGTPYDPIQDIRQHTVPRPYLNGHIDGLTRNQWQISGDMPCSTISNGEIDGYPHHVLDFPNHAVGINGYSVFRPSNGL, from the exons ATGGAGCTATCAAAGGTCATGGATGGGTTTATTGATGCTGACACTTTGGTAATTAAAGCTCAAGTCCAAGTCATTag GGAGAGAGCAGACCGTCCATTCCGTTGCCTTGACTGCCAGTATAGGAGGGAACTTGTTCGTGTATATTTGACAAACGTAGAAACAATTTGCAGGCGTTTTGTGGAAGAATGTCGGGGAAAGCTTGTGAATCTAATAGAGGATAAAGctagatggtctag CTTCCGTGCTTTCTGGTTGGGTATGGACCAAAGTTCCAGGTGCTGCATGTCTCAAGAAAAAACAGACACAATACTAAAAGTAATCGTGAAGCATTTCTTCATAGAAAAAGAAGTCACATCCACCCTGGTCATGGATTCGTTATACAGTGGTCTGAAGGCTCTTAAAGGCCAGACCAAGGGGAAGAAAATCAAGGGAAAATATTTGGAAATGGAAGATTCACCAGTTCCTCTTATTTGCATTGAGAAAGAAATGCTTGCATTGGTGGACGACGTGTTGCCAATTCTGGAGAGGGCTGCCATGGAACCTTTGCCTTCAAAGGATGAGAAAGGTCCTCAAAATCGTACAAAG GATGTGGCTGCTGGAGAGGAGTTCAACAAGGATTCTATTGAACGTGGTGAGAGGCGATTGACTGAATTGGGACGTCGGACTATTGAGATATTTGTATTGACACATATTTTTAG tAAAATTGAAGTTGCATACCAGGAGGCAGTTTCTTTAAAGAGGCAAGAAGAGCTCATTCGTGAAGAGGAAGCAGCTTGGCTTGCTGATATTGAGCAGAAAATGAAATGCGGAGCACTGGATAAGGAAAAGAAATCTAAAAAAAAGCAG GGCAAACAGAAACGGAACACTCGCAAAGGGAAGGACAAGGTAAAAGACCACAAGCCTGAACCTAATGCCCTAGAGAAGGCTGAGGAAGATGATCCTACTGCTGAAAAAAAGGACATCTTAAATTCTGATCCAGCAACGACACTTGAAACACTTGATGCAGCGGAAGATATTTCTGATGTGTCTGAttctgttgattatgttcctgaattaCTTCGACTAGATTCAGCAGATAGAGAAGCTAGTCCTGTCAATTGGGAGGCCAATATTTCTGGGGTGCACCCTCCCTCAGAAGGAAGTAGCAGCGAGCATGGTAGGCTTTCACGTGCACAGAATGGAATAGAAGGAAGTATTCTATCTATGGTGGATGATAGCTCATCAACATGTTCCACCGAGTCAATTCCTTCCACTGTAACTAGTCTGCCTCATTATGGCAATTCTCGCAATAACAAAATCCAAAAGGATTCAATTGT TGCCAGGAACCATCGACGCAAAATTACTCCTGATACAGCTCATTGGGTTGATGAAGAACTTAGTCAACCATCTGAGAGGGTTCCGGATGGAGTACAGTTGGACGATGCTTCCCAAAATTCCAAGACATTTGAATCTAATTATAAGGCTCCTGTTCAATCATCGCCGGATCATGTACACTTGACTGGGCGAAATGTTGGGAAG GAGGAAGTAAACAACAATTTTGGTGACAAAAACTCGTGTAGAGTAGAACTTGATGGTGACCGGACAGAATATACCATGTCACCTCCCAGGAGCCCTTCCATAAGCACTCCATCTATTACTACTTCAAAGTTGGAGTCAAAGTTGCGAGTTTCGACTAATCCTATTGTGGCTAAGAAGCGTACTTCGGAGAGTGAAAAACAAGTGGACAGAACAAGTAGCATATCAAATTCTGAAAGTGCAACCACCTCACAGAGTGATACTCAGAAATTTGCAACTCCAAAGCATGCTGAAAATCCTTCAGGAAATCAAGTTTCTGTTGTAAGTGAAAAAGCTCATATGCAGCATGCGCGAGTTGCAGCTGATAAGCCCTCAATGCCACAAGTGCCAGTTATGTCCAGGCCCTTGAGCGCTCCTATTGTTCCTGCCCCTAGGCCTGCTGTTTCAATGGTTTCTGTTGTTCAAACGACTTCCACATTGGCACGTTTGGTTAATGCAAGTGGTAGGCTTGGTCCAGAGGCTACTGCATCTCCAACCCAGAGTTATATTCCTCAATTCTATCGAAATGCAATCATCGGTAGCCAAGTTACTGGAAATTCATCTGCGTACTGGCAGAATCATTCAGCAAGTTCAGTGACAAATGCACCATTATTTTTATCTCACAGTTCTGACATAATGGATTCAAATTCAATCAGACCAAGATTTCCATTTGGAACAGTGAATCATCATGATAGATTACAGAATAGACCACCATGGATGGAAAACCCCCAAGTGGATAACAGCGGGAACTTAACCGGGGATCATGCTCCGCTACTTAATGAAATGCCACACTATGATTTGTATGGTCCGGCGCCCAGGAGATCCCAAGACCATCTGTCCGAGCTTCCAGCCTCGACGTCTGGTCGGCAAAATCATGAGTCGCTGGATGAGTTTCCGCACATAGATATCATCAATGATTTGCTTGATGATGAACATGGAATTGGGATGGGCTATCAGAGTTTCAAACGTGGGCCTCACAGTATGAACCGGCAATTTAGCTTCCCCAGTTACCACCATGGCATGTCAAGCAGCCAGCTCCTATCATCGGGCTTGTGTAGGCTTGAGAGGACGCGGAGCTATCTTGATGATGGGTTCCAGCATGTATATGGTTCGGTTACTGGGACTCCGTATGATCCAATCCAGGATATACGGCAACATACTGTTCCAAGACCATATTTAAATGGACATATTGATGGTTTGACGCGTAATCAGTGGCAAATATCCGGAGATATGCCCTGTTCAACCATCAGCAATGGAGAAATTGATGGATATCCTCATCATGTACTGGATTTTCCCAACCACGCCGTTGGTATCAATGGTTATTCAGTTTTCCGGCCTTCGAACGGGCTTTGA
- the LOC142551266 gene encoding TNF receptor-associated factor homolog 1a-like isoform X2, translating into MAGVAADEFGVVRSLEEATNGQQLCRSGEELVELRSSENIEIGTPSISPPYWDSSDDDGGPKPSGLYGKHTWKIDKFSQVNKREIRSNAFEIGGYKWYILIYPQGCDVCNHLSLFLCVANHDKLLPGWSHFAQFTIAVVNKDPKKSKYSDTLHRFRKKEHDWGWKKFMELSKVMDGFIDADTLVIKAQVQVIRERADRPFRCLDCQYRRELVRVYLTNVETICRRFVEECRGKLVNLIEDKARWSSFRAFWLGMDQSSRCCMSQEKTDTILKVIVKHFFIEKEVTSTLVMDSLYSGLKALKGQTKGKKIKGKYLEMEDSPVPLICIEKEMLALVDDVLPILERAAMEPLPSKDEKGPQNRTKDVAAGEEFNKDSIERGERRLTELGRRTIEIFVLTHIFSKIEVAYQEAVSLKRQEELIREEEAAWLADIEQKMKCGALDKEKKSKKKQGKQKRNTRKGKDKVKDHKPEPNALEKAEEDDPTAEKKDILNSDPATTLETLDAAEDISDVSDSVDYVPELLRLDSADREASPVNWEANISGVHPPSEGSSSEHGRLSRAQNGIEGSILSMVDDSSSTCSTESIPSTVTSLPHYGNSRNNKIQKDSIVARNHRRKITPDTAHWVDEELSQPSERVPDGVQLDDASQNSKTFESNYKAPVQSSPDHVHLTGRNEEVNNNFGDKNSCRVELDGDRTEYTMSPPRSPSISTPSITTSKLESKLRVSTNPIVAKKRTSESEKQVDRTSSISNSESATTSQSDTQKFATPKHAENPSGNQVSVVSEKAHMQHARVAADKPSMPQVPVMSRPLSAPIVPAPRPAVSMVSVVQTTSTLARLVNASGRLGPEATASPTQSYIPQFYRNAIIGSQVTGNSSAYWQNHSASSVTNAPLFLSHSSDIMDSNSIRPRFPFGTVNHHDRLQNRPPWMENPQVDNSGNLTGDHAPLLNEMPHYDLYGPAPRRSQDHLSELPASTSGRQNHESLDEFPHIDIINDLLDDEHGIGMGYQSFKRGPHSMNRQFSFPSYHHGMSSSQLLSSGLCRLERTRSYLDDGFQHVYGSVTGTPYDPIQDIRQHTVPRPYLNGHIDGLTRNQWQISGDMPCSTISNGEIDGYPHHVLDFPNHAVGINGYSVFRPSNGL; encoded by the exons ATGGCTGGGGTTGCAGCTGATGAATTTGGTGTGGTAAGGTCATTGGAAGAGGCAACAAATGGACAGCAGCTATGTcgatcaggggaagaattggtAGAATTGAGGTCTTCAGAGAATATTGAAATTGGAACTCCATCTATTTCACCACCTTACTGGGATAGCAGCGACGACGACGGAG GACCAAAACCTTCTGGGTTATATGGAAAACACACTTGGAAAATTGATAAGTTTTCGCAAGTGAACAAAAGAGAAATTCGGAGCAATGCATTTGAGATTGGGGGATACAAATG GTACATCTTGATTTACCCTCAAGGCTGTGATGTCTGCAATCACCTCTCTTTGTTTCTTTGTGTGGCCAATCATGACAAGCTTCTTCCAG GGTGGAGCCATTTTGCACAATTTACTATTGCTGTGGTGAATAAAGATCCTAAAAAATCCAAATATTCTG ATACATTGCATCGTTTCAGGAAGAAGGAGCATGACTGGGGATGGAAGAAATTCATGGAGCTATCAAAGGTCATGGATGGGTTTATTGATGCTGACACTTTGGTAATTAAAGCTCAAGTCCAAGTCATTag GGAGAGAGCAGACCGTCCATTCCGTTGCCTTGACTGCCAGTATAGGAGGGAACTTGTTCGTGTATATTTGACAAACGTAGAAACAATTTGCAGGCGTTTTGTGGAAGAATGTCGGGGAAAGCTTGTGAATCTAATAGAGGATAAAGctagatggtctag CTTCCGTGCTTTCTGGTTGGGTATGGACCAAAGTTCCAGGTGCTGCATGTCTCAAGAAAAAACAGACACAATACTAAAAGTAATCGTGAAGCATTTCTTCATAGAAAAAGAAGTCACATCCACCCTGGTCATGGATTCGTTATACAGTGGTCTGAAGGCTCTTAAAGGCCAGACCAAGGGGAAGAAAATCAAGGGAAAATATTTGGAAATGGAAGATTCACCAGTTCCTCTTATTTGCATTGAGAAAGAAATGCTTGCATTGGTGGACGACGTGTTGCCAATTCTGGAGAGGGCTGCCATGGAACCTTTGCCTTCAAAGGATGAGAAAGGTCCTCAAAATCGTACAAAG GATGTGGCTGCTGGAGAGGAGTTCAACAAGGATTCTATTGAACGTGGTGAGAGGCGATTGACTGAATTGGGACGTCGGACTATTGAGATATTTGTATTGACACATATTTTTAG tAAAATTGAAGTTGCATACCAGGAGGCAGTTTCTTTAAAGAGGCAAGAAGAGCTCATTCGTGAAGAGGAAGCAGCTTGGCTTGCTGATATTGAGCAGAAAATGAAATGCGGAGCACTGGATAAGGAAAAGAAATCTAAAAAAAAGCAG GGCAAACAGAAACGGAACACTCGCAAAGGGAAGGACAAGGTAAAAGACCACAAGCCTGAACCTAATGCCCTAGAGAAGGCTGAGGAAGATGATCCTACTGCTGAAAAAAAGGACATCTTAAATTCTGATCCAGCAACGACACTTGAAACACTTGATGCAGCGGAAGATATTTCTGATGTGTCTGAttctgttgattatgttcctgaattaCTTCGACTAGATTCAGCAGATAGAGAAGCTAGTCCTGTCAATTGGGAGGCCAATATTTCTGGGGTGCACCCTCCCTCAGAAGGAAGTAGCAGCGAGCATGGTAGGCTTTCACGTGCACAGAATGGAATAGAAGGAAGTATTCTATCTATGGTGGATGATAGCTCATCAACATGTTCCACCGAGTCAATTCCTTCCACTGTAACTAGTCTGCCTCATTATGGCAATTCTCGCAATAACAAAATCCAAAAGGATTCAATTGT TGCCAGGAACCATCGACGCAAAATTACTCCTGATACAGCTCATTGGGTTGATGAAGAACTTAGTCAACCATCTGAGAGGGTTCCGGATGGAGTACAGTTGGACGATGCTTCCCAAAATTCCAAGACATTTGAATCTAATTATAAGGCTCCTGTTCAATCATCGCCGGATCATGTACACTTGACTGGGCGAAAT GAGGAAGTAAACAACAATTTTGGTGACAAAAACTCGTGTAGAGTAGAACTTGATGGTGACCGGACAGAATATACCATGTCACCTCCCAGGAGCCCTTCCATAAGCACTCCATCTATTACTACTTCAAAGTTGGAGTCAAAGTTGCGAGTTTCGACTAATCCTATTGTGGCTAAGAAGCGTACTTCGGAGAGTGAAAAACAAGTGGACAGAACAAGTAGCATATCAAATTCTGAAAGTGCAACCACCTCACAGAGTGATACTCAGAAATTTGCAACTCCAAAGCATGCTGAAAATCCTTCAGGAAATCAAGTTTCTGTTGTAAGTGAAAAAGCTCATATGCAGCATGCGCGAGTTGCAGCTGATAAGCCCTCAATGCCACAAGTGCCAGTTATGTCCAGGCCCTTGAGCGCTCCTATTGTTCCTGCCCCTAGGCCTGCTGTTTCAATGGTTTCTGTTGTTCAAACGACTTCCACATTGGCACGTTTGGTTAATGCAAGTGGTAGGCTTGGTCCAGAGGCTACTGCATCTCCAACCCAGAGTTATATTCCTCAATTCTATCGAAATGCAATCATCGGTAGCCAAGTTACTGGAAATTCATCTGCGTACTGGCAGAATCATTCAGCAAGTTCAGTGACAAATGCACCATTATTTTTATCTCACAGTTCTGACATAATGGATTCAAATTCAATCAGACCAAGATTTCCATTTGGAACAGTGAATCATCATGATAGATTACAGAATAGACCACCATGGATGGAAAACCCCCAAGTGGATAACAGCGGGAACTTAACCGGGGATCATGCTCCGCTACTTAATGAAATGCCACACTATGATTTGTATGGTCCGGCGCCCAGGAGATCCCAAGACCATCTGTCCGAGCTTCCAGCCTCGACGTCTGGTCGGCAAAATCATGAGTCGCTGGATGAGTTTCCGCACATAGATATCATCAATGATTTGCTTGATGATGAACATGGAATTGGGATGGGCTATCAGAGTTTCAAACGTGGGCCTCACAGTATGAACCGGCAATTTAGCTTCCCCAGTTACCACCATGGCATGTCAAGCAGCCAGCTCCTATCATCGGGCTTGTGTAGGCTTGAGAGGACGCGGAGCTATCTTGATGATGGGTTCCAGCATGTATATGGTTCGGTTACTGGGACTCCGTATGATCCAATCCAGGATATACGGCAACATACTGTTCCAAGACCATATTTAAATGGACATATTGATGGTTTGACGCGTAATCAGTGGCAAATATCCGGAGATATGCCCTGTTCAACCATCAGCAATGGAGAAATTGATGGATATCCTCATCATGTACTGGATTTTCCCAACCACGCCGTTGGTATCAATGGTTATTCAGTTTTCCGGCCTTCGAACGGGCTTTGA